CAACCGAATGGGGCTTGCCCTGGTCATCAACCCCGGTCTCGGCATCAAAGAGGTCGTTGCTGAGGTTCTCCCAGATCAACAGCAGCACGGCTGCCAACAGAAAAACGAAGCCCTGGGCCCAGCGCACCGGCAAGCCTGCCCCCAGGCGCCATCCAGCCGCAAGCAGCACGGGCATCACCGCAACGGAGTACATCGGCCACTTGATCGCTGCCTTCCAAAGACGCCGGCGGTCGTTGGCGCGGGAGTGAAGGGTTACAACAGCCTTTCGATCTGGCATGGACTGGACTCGTGGAGCCCGCTTCAAGACTCATACATTTGAGCAGTAATCCATCGTCCTGCCGTCAAGATGTCGGCCGCGCACCACGACAGTTCACCTGCTGTGCACTTCAGCGAACTGCTGGAGGGTGCACTATGCGCATGGGATCAGCGCCTGGCCGAAGACGGAGTTTTTGGCTTAGCAATGCCATTGCAGGGGCTGGATCCACTGCTGCAGCTCGCTGATCTCGAGGATACAGACCCGTTCCGCTTTCTCTGGGATGGAGCGCCAGGCCTTTGTCTTGCAGCAGCGGGCCGCTGCCATCACCTGGAGCTATCAGGTCCCCGACGTTTCGAACTGGCGCAACGTTTCAGTGACATCACGCTCGGACGCATCCTGGAGGGCACGCCCGAGGCACCCGCTCAGGCCCGCTCGCGCATCCTGCTGGCCTTCTCCTTTTTTGAGCAGACCGGTGAGCTCCAGCCCCAGGGGAACATGCCCTCGGTCCAGGCCGTTCTGCCCCGCTGGCAACTGAGTCGTCATGGACGGCAAGGCTGGCTGCGTCTGCACGGCATCGCCCAACAGGCGAGTGATGTGCGCTCACTGACGGAGTCGCTCTGGTTGATGGCGGAACAGCTGCAGTCTTGGAGTAGTTGGCCTGGCCAGGCCTCGGGCAACCTCAGCGGCAGGATCACTCCCGGCGACTGGGAGCGGCGCTACACCACGGCGCTTCAGCGCGGTCTGGAACTGGTGAATGGTGGTGAACTGCACAAGCTTGTTCTGGCCGTGCGCCACTCGGTGAGCCTGACCTCAACTCTGGACCCGGTGCTGTTGCTGAAACGGCTGCGCCACCAGCAGGCAGGCAGCTGCCGGTTCCTCTGGCAGCGCAACCAGCAAGACAGCTTCTTCGGCGCCTCGCCTGAGCGACTGCTGAGCCTGCGCAACGGGCAACTGCGTTGCGATGCGCTTGCCGGCACTGCCGGTCGCAACGACCACGCCACCTCCCTGCTCAACTCCGACAAGGACCGACGCGAGCATGAACTGGTGGTGCAGGCGATCACAGACCATCTCAGCGCCCAGGGACTGCAGCCACGGCGTCCGCGCAGTCCACAACTGGCCAGACACGGCCAACTGATCCATTTGCACACCCCGATCACGACTCCAGCTCCAGGCCAATCACCCCTTGCTCTGGCTGGAGTGCTCCATCCCACCCCGGCTGTGGCAGGCCTGCCCAGACGAGAGGCCATGAACTGGTTGCGCAGCCTCGAGCCGTTCGATCGCGATGGCTATGCAGCACCGATCGGCTGGATCGACAGTGCTGGCGATGCGGAACTGCGTGTGGCCATCCGCTGCGGCCATGCCCGCGGAACCCAGCTCGACCTCACGGCCGGAGCTGGACTGGTGCGCGGATCCGTGGCCGAACGCGAGCTCCAGGAAGTGGGGCTCAAGCTCACCGTCCTCGCCGATCAGCTGGATCTGGTGTCAGGGGGTCGGTAAGGAGCGCAGTCGCCAATCCATTGATGACTGCTTGAGCACATCACCGAAGGGCTCCACACGCCCGCCGATGTGTTGTTGGAGAAAGTGCTCCTCTAACGCTGCCCAGGCCAACGCATTACGGGGATTGGCCCAGCCATGCCCCTCATCCGGAAACACAACAAAATCGATCGGTAGTTTGCGAGACGTCATTGCAGCTGCGATGGATTCACTCTCCTGCAAGCTGACCCGCGGATCATTGGCACCGTGACCCAAGAGAAGGGGGCGTTGAATCTGATCCACATGATTGATCGGAGAAATGGCATCGAGGTCCACACTGCCGACACCAATCATGCGTTCAAAATTGATGCGAACGGCTGCCCAATAAGGAGGAATCGCTTCCAACAATGTGCGCAGATTGGAGGGTCCTACTTCTGAAACCGCTGCGGCAAACAGCGATGGATCACGGGTCAATCCCGCCAAAGCTGCATAGCCGCCATAGGACGCGCCTTTGATCACCACTTTGTCAGGGTCTGCAATGCCCTGATCCACCGCCCAGCGAACGGCGTCCACCAGATCGTCCTGCATCCGGGCGTACCACTCACCTTCTCCTGCCAGCAGGTGCTCCTTTCCGAAGCCAGTGCTGCCGCGATAGTTCACACTCATCACGTGATAGCCCCGATTGGCTAGCCACTGATGGGTGCGATTCAATCCCCAGTAATCTCTGGCCTGAGGTCCACCATGCACGACCAGAACAAGGGGCTGCGGCCCATCATTGGCGAGGGGAGTGCGCGTTAAGTAAGCAGGAAGCCGCCTGCCATCCCGAGCCTTGAGGTCGAGGCTTTCCATCGACGCCAGGGCGTAATCGTCCAGTTTTGGCTGAACTGAAAACAACAGCTGATGCTGGCGGCGATCCCGATCCCAGAGCCAGATTTGCTCGCCCTGACGATCGGAAGCGACCAAAACCAGCCAGAGGCGATCCTTCCTGTCGCGATCGACAACCGAGAACTCATTGGAGCCCGCCAAACGTTCCAAGGCGTCGTAATCGGAGCGCAGCGAAGGATCCAAAATGAAACGCTCACTGCGCAGATCCGTTTCGACCAGCACCGTGGGCACGCCAGTCTCGATCGCGCTCATCCCGATACCCAACGATCCACTCGTTGCACGGTGCACGACTTCAAAACGACAGTCGGTCGTGCAGCTCTCAAGCTCCTGACGACTCCAACGCACCAAACGAGGTTTGTCTTCCCCCGTGCTCAGTTGCCCATACAGCCACTGACCATCACGGGTGAACCCTGCCAGCCCTGACAAGCGGGCATCTTCGAAATCGAATTTGAGGAAGGGGCGCCACTGCTTCTCACCAGGCAAGCGAAGCTCATAAGCCTGGCCGCCATTGGCCAATGCTTCGGTGCGCAGATAGGGATGCCACTCACCATTGAGGCGATCCACTTGAACGGGTCGACCATCGTCAACTTGATAGAGCAGTTCGCGCTCACCACTTGCAATGTCGAGCACATAAAGGTCGTGATAGCGCGGATCCCGATCATTGAGGCCAACCACCAATTCGCCCGGCACATCGCGATCTGATGCACTGACAATCGCCAAGACACCAGATGGTGGCGTGAGATCAACCGTATCCCCTGTGCTTGGGTCAATGCGGACCAGCACAGTGTTTTCATCCCCTTGTGCATCTCTGCTAGAGATCAGAAATCGCCCATCAGGCGTCCATCCGGCACTCTGTTGCGGCCGATCCGTCTTCCGGGTCAGCAGACGGGGCTGTTCACGCCCATCAAGATCACGGACCCAGAGATTGAGGACTCCTCGGTAAGGAGCGAGGTACGCGATACGGGTTCCATCGGGGCTGAGTTCAACCCCGGCGATCTCGGGGTTACCGAACAACACCTCACGCGGAATCAGCGGCGGCGTGGAGCTGGTATCCATAGCGCGACTGGAGATCGTGAGGCTTCCCGTCAGGCCCACCAACAGAGCTGTTCCCCAGCGCAGTCCTTTTTTCAGCAAAACCTTTCCTGATCGTCAGACCCCAATGTTGATCGCTCAGAGCAGGTCGCGCAGACATGCGATGACCTGATCGGCCAGGGGCTGATCAGCTGGATCTGATCTCAGTAGTCGGTAAGGAGCGCATTCGCCACTCCAGGGAAGACTGATCAACAGACGAGCCAAAGGGCTCCGCCCTTCCTCCGACATGGTTCCTGAGGAAAGCTTCCACCAGCGCGTACATCGCCAAGGCGTTGAGCGGATTCACCAGTCCGTGCCCTTCATCAGGAAAGACCACGAAGTCAATCGGAAGCTGTCGCTCCTTCATCGCTGCTGCAATTGTTTCGCTTTCGCTGAGCTTGACGCGAGGGTCGTTGGCGCCATGACCGAGCAGCAGCGGACGCTGAATCCGGTCCACGTGCTGGATCGGGGAGATGGCATCAAGATTCACTTTCCCCACCCCGATCATGCGCTTGAAGAAAACAAGCGTTGTTGATTGCCAATACGGCGGTGTCGAATCCAGAAATGTACGCACATTGGAAGGACCGAATTCCGCGATGGCGGCGGCAAAGAGCTCGGAATCACGGGTGAGGCCTGAGAGGGCCGCGTAGCCCCCATAGGAAGCCCCCATGATTACGAGACGATCGGGATCGGCGATGCCCTCAGCGACCGCCCAGCGCACGGCGTCGACCAGATCATCCTGCATCCGGCCGTACCACTCGCCCTCTCCTGCCAGAAGATGAGACTTGCCGAACCCGGTGGATCCTCTGTAATTCACGCTCAGGGCGTGATAACCGCGATTGGCCAGCAGCTGATGAATCGGATTGAACCCCCAGTAATCCCTGGCCTGAGGGCCTCCGTGGACCAGCAGCACCAGAGGTTGCGGCCCTGACCCGCCAATCGGAGTTCTGCTC
Above is a window of Synechococcus sp. BIOS-E4-1 DNA encoding:
- a CDS encoding isochorismate synthase MenF: MSAAHHDSSPAVHFSELLEGALCAWDQRLAEDGVFGLAMPLQGLDPLLQLADLEDTDPFRFLWDGAPGLCLAAAGRCHHLELSGPRRFELAQRFSDITLGRILEGTPEAPAQARSRILLAFSFFEQTGELQPQGNMPSVQAVLPRWQLSRHGRQGWLRLHGIAQQASDVRSLTESLWLMAEQLQSWSSWPGQASGNLSGRITPGDWERRYTTALQRGLELVNGGELHKLVLAVRHSVSLTSTLDPVLLLKRLRHQQAGSCRFLWQRNQQDSFFGASPERLLSLRNGQLRCDALAGTAGRNDHATSLLNSDKDRREHELVVQAITDHLSAQGLQPRRPRSPQLARHGQLIHLHTPITTPAPGQSPLALAGVLHPTPAVAGLPRREAMNWLRSLEPFDRDGYAAPIGWIDSAGDAELRVAIRCGHARGTQLDLTAGAGLVRGSVAERELQEVGLKLTVLADQLDLVSGGR
- a CDS encoding S9 family peptidase, translating into MLKKGLRWGTALLVGLTGSLTISSRAMDTSSTPPLIPREVLFGNPEIAGVELSPDGTRIAYLAPYRGVLNLWVRDLDGREQPRLLTRKTDRPQQSAGWTPDGRFLISSRDAQGDENTVLVRIDPSTGDTVDLTPPSGVLAIVSASDRDVPGELVVGLNDRDPRYHDLYVLDIASGERELLYQVDDGRPVQVDRLNGEWHPYLRTEALANGGQAYELRLPGEKQWRPFLKFDFEDARLSGLAGFTRDGQWLYGQLSTGEDKPRLVRWSRQELESCTTDCRFEVVHRATSGSLGIGMSAIETGVPTVLVETDLRSERFILDPSLRSDYDALERLAGSNEFSVVDRDRKDRLWLVLVASDRQGEQIWLWDRDRRQHQLLFSVQPKLDDYALASMESLDLKARDGRRLPAYLTRTPLANDGPQPLVLVVHGGPQARDYWGLNRTHQWLANRGYHVMSVNYRGSTGFGKEHLLAGEGEWYARMQDDLVDAVRWAVDQGIADPDKVVIKGASYGGYAALAGLTRDPSLFAAAVSEVGPSNLRTLLEAIPPYWAAVRINFERMIGVGSVDLDAISPINHVDQIQRPLLLGHGANDPRVSLQESESIAAAMTSRKLPIDFVVFPDEGHGWANPRNALAWAALEEHFLQQHIGGRVEPFGDVLKQSSMDWRLRSLPTP